A window of the Hordeum vulgare subsp. vulgare chromosome 5H, MorexV3_pseudomolecules_assembly, whole genome shotgun sequence genome harbors these coding sequences:
- the LOC123451795 gene encoding NEDD8-conjugating enzyme Ubc12-like has translation MINLFKIKGQKNEEAANSKGGPPVKKQSPGELRLHKDIAELNLPKTTKISFPNGKDDLMNFEATLRPDEGYYLGGAFTFTFQVSPSYPHEAPKVKCKTKVYHPNIDLEGNVCLNILREDWKPVLNINTIIYGLNLLFSQPNDEDPLNHEAAAVLRDNPQKFQRNVQTAMSGGYVDNTHFPRCK, from the exons atgataaaccttTTCAAGATCAAGGGGCAGAAGAACGAGGAGGCAGCCAACTCAAAAGGGGGGCCTCCCGTCAAGAAGCAAAGCCCTGGGGAACTACGTCTCCACAAAG ATATTGCTGAGCTTAACCTTCCAAAGACAACTAAAATTTCCTTCCCGAATGGAAAGGATGATCTCATGAACTTTGAAGCCACTCTACGACCTGATGAAGGATACTATCT AGGTGGGGCATTTACATTCACCTTCCAAGTATCTCCTTCCTACCCTCACGAGGCTCCGAAGGTCAAGTGCAAGACCAAG GTTTACCATCCTAATATTGACCTAGAAGGAAATGTCTGCCTTAACATTCTGCGTGAAGACTGGAAGCCTGTCTTGAACATCAACACCATAATATATGGCTTAAACCTTCTTTTCTCA CAACCCAATGACGAGGACCCCTTGAATCATGAAGCCGCGGCCGTCCtccgagacaacccacaaaagttcCAGAGAAATGTTCAAACGGCGATGTCGGGAGGCTATGTTGACAACACCCACTTCCCAAGGTGCAAGTAA